A single Biomphalaria glabrata chromosome 2, xgBioGlab47.1, whole genome shotgun sequence DNA region contains:
- the LOC129924688 gene encoding uncharacterized protein LOC129924688: MDYHGLSWAIMDYQGLSWTVKGYRGLSWTIMNYHELSWAIMDYHWLSWAIVDYHGLSRAIIGYRGLSWAIMDCYGLSWTIVGYRGLSWAIMDYYGLSWTIMGYRRLVWAIVDYYGLSWTIMGYRGLSWAIMDYHGLSWTIMNYHGLSWAIMDYHELSWAIMDYHWLSWAIVDYHGLSWTIMGYHGLSLTINY; this comes from the coding sequence ATGGACTATCATGGACTATCATGGGCTATCATGGACTATCAAGGGCTATCATGGACTGTCAAGGGCTATCGTGGACTATCGTGGACTATCATGAACTATCATGAACTATCATGGGCTATCATGGACTATCATTGGCTATCATGGGCTATCGTGGACTATCATGGACTATCAAGGGCTATCATTGGCTATCGTGGACTATCATGGGCTATCATGGACTGTTATGGGCTATCATGGACTATTGTGGGCTATCGTGGACTATCATGGGCTATCATGGACTATTATGGGCTATCGTGGACTATTATGGGCTATCGTAGACTAGTATGGGCTATCGTGGACTATTATGGGCTATCGTGGACTATTATGGGCTATCGTGGACTATCATGGGCTATCATGGACTATCATGGGCTATCATGGACTATCATGAACTATCATGGGCTATCATGGGCTATCATGGACTATCATGAACTATCATGGGCTATCATGGACTATCATTGGCTATCATGGGCTATCGTGGACTATCATGGGCTATCATGGACTATCATGGGCTATCATGGACTATCGTTGACTATCAATTATTAA